The Brevibacillus brevis genome contains a region encoding:
- a CDS encoding GDP-mannose 4,6-dehydratase produces the protein MKALITGVTGFAGGHLAEYLLSRGDVDVYGTFRSLAKKEQLGHLMDRVHMENCELKDPQSVNELIQKIKPDLIFHLAAQSFVPTSVLSPADTMVNNIVPQLNLFEAVRNHAVPCKIQIACSSEEYGLVYPEEIPIKETNPLRPLNPYAVSKIAQDYLGYQYHHSYGLAIIRTRTFHHTGPRRGESYVTSNFAKQIAQIELGLQEPKVHVGNLEAIRDFTDVRDIVKAYWLAITRGEPGDVYNISAGTRYTIEDMLKTLLALTDVQVEIHVDTNRLRPSDVDIVLGDSSLFREKTGWEPEISFQQTMEDLLNYWRSVLRRVDD, from the coding sequence ATGAAGGCATTGATTACCGGAGTAACGGGATTTGCCGGCGGTCACTTGGCTGAATATCTACTGTCGCGGGGAGATGTGGATGTTTACGGCACATTCCGGTCCCTTGCCAAAAAGGAGCAGCTGGGGCACCTGATGGACCGCGTGCATATGGAAAACTGTGAATTAAAAGACCCCCAATCTGTAAATGAACTCATCCAGAAAATAAAGCCTGATCTCATTTTTCACCTGGCTGCACAAAGCTTCGTCCCCACCTCAGTGCTCTCGCCTGCAGATACGATGGTGAACAATATTGTGCCACAGTTAAATTTGTTCGAGGCGGTACGCAACCATGCTGTTCCGTGCAAGATTCAAATCGCTTGCTCCAGTGAGGAATACGGTTTGGTTTATCCGGAGGAAATCCCCATTAAGGAGACCAATCCCCTCCGTCCTCTCAATCCATACGCGGTCAGTAAAATTGCCCAGGATTATCTCGGTTATCAGTATCATCACAGTTACGGTTTGGCGATCATCCGTACCCGTACATTTCACCATACGGGTCCGAGAAGAGGCGAAAGCTATGTGACCTCTAATTTTGCCAAACAAATTGCCCAAATTGAGCTCGGTCTGCAAGAGCCAAAAGTACACGTTGGAAATCTCGAAGCGATTCGAGACTTCACGGATGTTCGGGATATTGTGAAAGCGTACTGGTTGGCCATTACGCGAGGCGAACCAGGTGATGTATACAATATATCCGCAGGTACCCGTTATACCATCGAAGACATGTTAAAGACGCTGCTGGCCTTGACTGATGTGCAGGTAGAAATACACGTAGACACCAATCGGTTGCGCCCCTCAGATGTAGACATCGTATTGGGTGACTCTTCGCTGTTTCGAGAAAAAACGGGATGGGAGCCCGAGATCTCTTTCCAGCAAACGATGGAAGATTTATTAAATTACTGGCGCTCTGTGCTGCGTCGAGTGGATGATTAG
- a CDS encoding glycosyltransferase family 2 protein — protein MSMQSLPLVSVITPSYNQAKFIKRTIDSVLTQDYPHIEHIVVDGASTDGTQSILQQYSHLADRFRYVSEPDRGQSHAINKGLQMARGEIIGWLNSDDTYFPGAVRKAVAALQQHPDWGVVYGKGLHIDENDKVKYPYIWMEFDRKKLFHLNLICQPAAFLRKHAFEAVGGVNEEHDWCMDYDLWNRISLHYPIGTIPEFLANSRLYDACKTFVYELEPGFSEILKTSVKHHGTISNEWLHHYTQKHYNQGAFWFLHKLKAYHAFGPSPQIIRSNRYSDAWAPQNLRMTIGARHGPMHALLLKGSNHNTAPLLHFHVMRNGRLVHKFQVTQTRFQVEIPITSEGQQCEVSIFCSQQVLQDHPGSPGVKRSVSYHLEDILPLSYEEYQFYQEFSKGKAHIEKWVNRRVPSPRI, from the coding sequence ATGTCCATGCAATCCCTTCCTCTCGTAAGTGTCATCACCCCTTCGTACAATCAGGCAAAATTTATCAAACGAACGATCGATAGTGTACTGACACAAGACTATCCCCATATTGAGCATATTGTAGTCGATGGCGCTTCAACTGACGGTACGCAGAGTATTTTGCAGCAATACAGCCATCTGGCAGACCGCTTCCGCTACGTTTCCGAACCAGATCGCGGCCAATCCCATGCTATCAATAAAGGATTGCAAATGGCACGTGGCGAGATTATCGGATGGCTCAATTCAGATGATACGTATTTTCCCGGTGCCGTTCGAAAGGCCGTGGCAGCCTTGCAGCAGCATCCGGATTGGGGCGTGGTTTACGGAAAAGGGCTCCACATTGATGAGAATGACAAAGTAAAGTATCCGTACATTTGGATGGAGTTTGACAGAAAAAAATTGTTTCATCTCAACCTCATTTGCCAACCCGCTGCTTTCCTGCGCAAGCATGCTTTTGAAGCAGTAGGCGGTGTAAATGAGGAGCACGACTGGTGCATGGATTATGATCTCTGGAACCGGATTTCTCTGCATTATCCGATTGGAACGATACCGGAATTCTTGGCCAACTCCCGCTTGTACGATGCATGCAAAACGTTTGTCTATGAATTGGAGCCAGGGTTTTCCGAAATTTTGAAGACAAGCGTGAAGCATCACGGCACCATCTCGAATGAATGGCTCCACCACTATACGCAGAAGCACTACAATCAAGGGGCATTTTGGTTTCTCCACAAGCTGAAAGCTTATCATGCATTCGGACCTTCTCCCCAAATCATTAGATCCAACCGCTACTCGGACGCATGGGCACCCCAAAACCTGCGAATGACCATCGGAGCCAGACATGGACCGATGCACGCTCTGCTTCTCAAGGGAAGCAACCATAATACTGCCCCTTTGCTGCACTTCCATGTCATGAGGAATGGGAGACTCGTACACAAATTCCAAGTTACCCAAACGCGTTTTCAAGTGGAGATTCCCATTACTTCAGAGGGCCAGCAATGTGAAGTAAGTATTTTTTGCAGCCAGCAAGTCCTTCAAGACCATCCTGGTAGTCCGGGAGTCAAGAGATCTGTCAGTTACCATCTGGAGGATATCCTTCCTCTTTCGTATGAAGAATACCAATTTTATCAGGAATTTTCCAAAGGCAAGGCCCATATCGAAAAATGGGTAAATCGCAGAGTCCCATCCCCTCGAATTTGA
- a CDS encoding GDP-L-fucose synthase family protein — translation MNLAKKRIVVTGGAGFLGSHVVLQLRKLDCTDIFIPRSHEYDLRKEHDVNKMLQDFRPDILLHLAAVVGGIGANQKNPGKYFYDNLMMGTQLMEQSRLFGVEKFVAIGTICSYPKHAPVPFREEDIWNGYPEETNAPYGLAKKMMLVQSQAYREQYGFNSIYLLPVNLYGPGDNFDLETSHVIPAIIRKCVDAIRNDEKKIVLWGTGSVTREFIYVEDAAQAIIAATMNYDQSEPVNIGSGHEISIKNLAELIRQLSGFHGEFEWDETKPDGQPRRLLDVTKAKELFGFEAQTSLLAGLEKTIAWYMAHPHAQGRIPT, via the coding sequence TTGAATCTGGCGAAAAAACGGATTGTGGTTACGGGTGGTGCAGGATTTCTAGGAAGCCACGTCGTTCTTCAATTGCGCAAGCTGGACTGTACGGACATCTTCATCCCTAGAAGCCATGAATACGATCTTCGCAAAGAACATGATGTGAACAAGATGTTGCAAGATTTCCGGCCCGATATCCTTCTTCACTTGGCTGCCGTCGTCGGCGGGATTGGCGCGAATCAAAAAAATCCTGGAAAATACTTTTACGATAATTTGATGATGGGCACTCAGCTCATGGAGCAATCCCGCTTGTTTGGCGTCGAAAAATTTGTCGCCATCGGAACCATTTGCTCCTATCCCAAGCATGCACCCGTACCATTTCGTGAAGAAGATATATGGAATGGCTACCCTGAAGAAACGAATGCTCCGTATGGCTTAGCAAAAAAAATGATGTTAGTCCAATCCCAAGCTTATCGTGAGCAATACGGGTTCAATTCCATTTATTTGCTTCCGGTCAATTTGTACGGTCCCGGTGACAACTTCGATTTGGAAACATCACACGTCATCCCTGCTATCATCCGAAAATGTGTGGACGCTATTCGCAATGACGAGAAGAAGATCGTGCTCTGGGGAACAGGCAGCGTCACACGCGAGTTCATTTATGTCGAGGATGCCGCACAGGCAATTATTGCTGCAACCATGAACTATGATCAATCTGAACCAGTCAATATCGGTTCTGGTCACGAAATCTCCATCAAAAATTTAGCCGAACTCATCAGGCAACTAAGCGGCTTTCATGGTGAATTTGAATGGGACGAAACGAAGCCTGACGGGCAACCGCGCCGCCTATTAGATGTGACCAAGGCAAAAGAGCTGTTTGGCTTCGAGGCGCAAACATCCTTACTGGCTGGCTTGGAGAAAACGATCGCTTGGTATATGGCACATCCTCACGCGCAAGGGAGGATCCCTACATGA
- a CDS encoding glycosyltransferase family 4 protein — MRVGINLMSVIPGKIGGMEQYVRNLLAYSMNAGDGHQWFLFLSSHNFHTFEAQKNVRKFMVPDRGNAHAMLHFWISSLQLNLWFCPLLVLNPPDVTIPSVINIPDIQHEYYPEFFDAHSLRWRLDNYKSSAQRCSAVLTLSEFSKQTILQKFGLPPHKVHAIHLDASREFSLPHNEALNQQVLQKYKLPSEYGFFPANTWHHKNHLNVFKALVTLRDKHNIRIPMVFTGFAQEAHQNVMNYITNNQLWNQIKWLHYVPQEEMPYLYRNAQFLCFPSLFEGFGIPLVEAMKSNIPIVCSNAGSIPEVVGDAALTFDPNISDDIAVKLAHLYLTPEARADLVAKGIQQAKHFSWEKCARETLAVFSSVAR, encoded by the coding sequence ATGAGAGTCGGAATAAACCTGATGTCAGTAATTCCTGGCAAAATCGGCGGGATGGAACAGTATGTCAGAAACTTGCTGGCTTACTCGATGAATGCTGGGGACGGCCATCAGTGGTTTCTTTTTTTATCGTCACACAATTTCCATACCTTTGAGGCGCAAAAAAATGTCCGTAAATTCATGGTCCCCGACCGCGGAAATGCACACGCAATGCTTCATTTCTGGATCAGCTCCCTGCAGTTGAATTTGTGGTTTTGTCCGCTGCTTGTATTGAATCCTCCCGATGTCACAATTCCATCTGTCATCAACATTCCTGATATCCAGCACGAATATTACCCGGAGTTTTTCGATGCTCACTCCTTGCGATGGCGGCTGGACAACTACAAATCGTCTGCACAGCGTTGCAGCGCCGTACTGACTCTCTCGGAGTTTTCCAAACAAACGATCCTCCAAAAATTCGGGCTTCCCCCGCATAAAGTCCATGCGATCCACCTGGATGCTTCGCGGGAATTTTCCTTGCCGCATAACGAGGCACTCAACCAACAGGTTCTGCAAAAGTATAAGCTGCCCAGTGAATACGGCTTTTTCCCCGCGAATACATGGCATCATAAAAATCACCTGAATGTATTCAAAGCACTCGTGACTTTGCGGGATAAACACAATATACGAATTCCCATGGTTTTCACAGGTTTTGCTCAAGAAGCACATCAAAACGTCATGAATTACATCACGAATAACCAGCTGTGGAACCAAATCAAATGGCTCCATTACGTACCACAGGAAGAAATGCCTTACCTGTATCGGAATGCTCAGTTCCTTTGCTTCCCTTCCCTTTTCGAAGGCTTTGGCATTCCGCTGGTAGAGGCAATGAAGTCCAACATTCCGATTGTTTGCTCTAATGCAGGGAGCATTCCTGAGGTGGTGGGTGACGCTGCTCTCACCTTCGACCCGAATATTTCCGATGATATCGCGGTGAAGCTCGCCCATCTTTATTTGACACCTGAGGCAAGAGCAGACCTGGTTGCCAAAGGCATCCAACAAGCAAAGCATTTTTCGTGGGAGAAATGCGCGCGCGAAACATTGGCTGTCTTTTCTTCCGTCGCACGCTAA
- a CDS encoding FkbM family methyltransferase yields the protein MSRMQQIRETWRKERRIPFPLTEQETWDFWLLEAPTNDLKKSKIKHIAKTMGIRTLIETGTFKGDMLQAMKNHFDLLVSIELDEALFIAAKQKFSSDSHIHILHGDSGTILANLMHSVTTPCLFWLDGHYIPRSTEAAKGNLDTPILQELTAILQHSVKNHVILIDDARCFIGPNPLLKDYPTIQELREFVHSLRPDLLFVVGNDIIMIYNPLEGATNSMKKVDFHLPFDNQTFTVYGDDSDQSVLFFINYFKGYYEDYVILPLKKIVQPDHICLDIGANIGAISLALSYLVPQGKVYAFEPSDANYPYLLRNLSENHITNVEPLQLGIADRNGNIHFNDDPRGGGWSYIPHEPEAVEKSTQFISCVRLDDWVEQNMISRIDLIKIDVEGSEVVVLESALRTLRQWDPDVIIEFNPESIKENFGRHPLVLYTLLEKLFTHLYIFKRDNTVVKVKNYNHLLDEMKPYHADLFCTNKTFLD from the coding sequence ATGTCACGCATGCAGCAAATTCGGGAGACGTGGAGGAAGGAGCGCCGAATCCCGTTTCCCTTAACAGAACAAGAGACTTGGGATTTTTGGCTGTTGGAAGCCCCGACAAACGATTTGAAAAAGTCAAAGATCAAGCATATAGCAAAAACGATGGGCATACGCACCTTGATCGAGACAGGTACGTTTAAGGGCGACATGTTGCAAGCAATGAAAAATCATTTCGACTTGCTCGTTTCCATCGAGCTGGATGAAGCTTTGTTTATAGCGGCAAAACAGAAATTTTCAAGTGACAGCCATATCCATATCCTCCACGGTGACAGTGGAACCATACTGGCCAATCTGATGCACTCTGTCACAACACCTTGCCTGTTTTGGCTGGACGGTCATTACATCCCCCGCTCAACTGAGGCAGCCAAAGGAAACCTGGACACCCCAATCCTGCAGGAGCTTACCGCTATCCTGCAGCATTCTGTGAAAAATCACGTCATTTTGATTGATGATGCTCGTTGCTTTATTGGTCCCAACCCATTGTTGAAGGATTATCCTACTATCCAGGAACTACGAGAGTTCGTTCATTCTCTTCGTCCTGACCTCTTATTCGTCGTAGGGAATGACATCATCATGATCTACAATCCACTTGAAGGAGCAACGAATTCTATGAAGAAAGTTGACTTTCACCTGCCGTTTGACAATCAAACCTTTACCGTCTATGGGGATGACTCCGATCAAAGCGTCCTGTTCTTTATTAACTACTTCAAAGGATACTACGAAGACTATGTCATTCTTCCGCTGAAAAAAATCGTACAACCTGACCATATTTGCCTAGACATCGGTGCGAACATCGGTGCGATATCCCTCGCCCTGAGCTATCTCGTGCCACAAGGCAAGGTTTATGCTTTCGAGCCCTCGGATGCCAATTATCCTTATCTTCTGCGGAACCTGTCTGAGAATCACATCACCAATGTCGAACCACTTCAGCTCGGAATAGCGGACCGGAATGGGAACATCCATTTTAATGACGACCCGCGTGGAGGCGGATGGTCTTACATCCCGCATGAACCAGAAGCCGTGGAGAAATCCACTCAATTTATATCATGTGTCAGGCTGGATGACTGGGTAGAACAGAATATGATCTCGCGCATCGACCTCATTAAAATCGACGTGGAAGGTTCAGAAGTCGTGGTCCTGGAAAGCGCCCTGCGAACGCTGAGGCAATGGGACCCGGATGTGATCATTGAATTCAACCCAGAAAGCATTAAGGAAAATTTCGGCAGACATCCACTCGTGCTCTATACACTGCTGGAGAAATTGTTTACCCATCTGTATATTTTCAAGCGGGACAATACAGTGGTAAAAGTGAAGAACTACAATCATTTACTAGATGAAATGAAACCTTACCACGCTGATCTGTTCTGCACAAACAAGACTTTCCTCGATTAA
- a CDS encoding NAD-dependent epimerase/dehydratase family protein → MKILVTGATGFLGSQLVKALRWDGHTVIILKRSTSDCLRIQDVLPDLITYDTDRGEWEAPFFEQGRMDVIIHTATCYGRNNESNAMLVDANVTFPLKLLDVAIRFGTPVFLNTDTFSSTPIRLSRHLQPYNLTKRQFREWGKSIAETSALQFINVRLEHMYGPYDNMNKFVSSVIKSCLENQPELRLTEGKQARDFIYVDDVVSAFRVLLENAARLPAGYAEYQVGTSKATSIREFVELVHQMTQSSTALKFGSIAYHDLEIMHSQADIRPLQALGWNPQVKLEDGLRKVMSVFK, encoded by the coding sequence ATGAAGATACTTGTGACCGGCGCGACAGGTTTTCTCGGAAGCCAGCTCGTAAAAGCGCTGCGATGGGACGGACATACCGTCATCATTTTGAAAAGGAGCACCTCCGATTGCTTGCGTATCCAAGACGTTTTACCTGATTTGATTACGTATGATACGGATCGCGGGGAATGGGAAGCTCCTTTTTTCGAGCAGGGGAGAATGGATGTGATCATCCATACGGCAACCTGCTATGGACGCAACAACGAGAGCAATGCCATGCTGGTAGATGCCAATGTGACCTTTCCGTTAAAACTGCTGGATGTGGCCATACGCTTTGGCACCCCTGTTTTCCTGAATACGGATACGTTTTCCAGTACGCCCATCCGATTATCCAGACATCTGCAACCTTACAATTTGACAAAGCGTCAATTTAGAGAATGGGGAAAAAGCATAGCAGAAACGTCTGCCCTGCAATTCATCAACGTCCGGCTTGAGCATATGTATGGTCCCTATGACAATATGAATAAATTTGTCTCTTCTGTCATCAAAAGCTGTCTCGAAAATCAGCCTGAACTAAGGCTTACTGAAGGAAAGCAAGCAAGGGATTTTATTTATGTGGATGATGTTGTTTCCGCCTTCCGTGTACTGTTGGAGAATGCTGCTCGTCTACCCGCAGGATATGCGGAATACCAGGTAGGGACAAGCAAAGCTACCTCGATCCGAGAGTTTGTAGAACTGGTTCATCAGATGACCCAGTCAAGCACGGCCCTGAAGTTCGGATCGATTGCCTATCATGACCTGGAAATCATGCATTCACAAGCAGATATTCGGCCGCTGCAAGCACTGGGGTGGAATCCTCAGGTGAAGCTGGAGGATGGGTTGAGAAAGGTTATGAGCGTTTTTAAATAG
- a CDS encoding FkbM family methyltransferase: protein MGGLNENSEEVFSPIGYGDITIDCGANYGVISQKMAEKGALVFAFEPNPFVFEELKKRVGPYPNVICINKAVWHKNDKLRLHLHDLYHTDPAGSAYASSLLNNHPVTNPNKYVEVEVIDLTQFIQMLNRPIKLIKIDIEGAEFELLEKIVEQNLHLQIEKIVVENHEWLIEGLKAKADHFRGIMQEKQIHNIDLNWI from the coding sequence GTGGGCGGATTAAACGAGAACAGTGAAGAAGTTTTTTCTCCGATTGGATACGGTGACATCACGATCGATTGTGGGGCAAATTACGGGGTCATTTCTCAAAAAATGGCGGAAAAAGGTGCCCTCGTCTTTGCGTTTGAACCGAATCCATTTGTATTTGAGGAATTGAAAAAAAGGGTAGGACCTTATCCCAATGTCATATGTATAAACAAAGCGGTTTGGCATAAAAACGACAAGCTGCGCTTGCATTTGCATGATCTTTACCATACGGATCCGGCAGGGTCTGCTTATGCCTCTTCCCTTTTGAATAATCATCCTGTTACGAATCCCAATAAGTATGTAGAGGTAGAGGTCATTGATTTGACACAGTTCATCCAAATGCTCAATCGTCCCATCAAATTAATTAAAATAGATATCGAGGGGGCAGAATTTGAACTGCTGGAAAAGATCGTAGAACAAAATTTACACCTGCAAATAGAAAAAATCGTCGTAGAAAATCATGAATGGCTCATCGAAGGCTTGAAAGCGAAGGCCGATCACTTTCGGGGGATCATGCAAGAAAAACAAATTCACAACATCGACTTGAACTGGATATAA
- the rfbF gene encoding glucose-1-phosphate cytidylyltransferase, which produces MKVVILAGGYGTRIGEETHLRPKPLIEIGDWPIICHIMSSYSKYGFHDFIICLGYKGYMIKEYFAHYFLHHSDVTFDFRNDNQVTFHNHNAAPWRVTLIDTGKDTGTGGRVRRIQKYVGEETFMLTYGDGLSDIDIEQLVKFHRAHKKLATITTTQPPGRFGALDLANGNTVTGFQEKPKGDGGWINAGFFVMEPGVFDYIAGDETVLEKEPLESLAKANQLMAFKHTGFWHPMDTLRDKNYLEELWKSGKAAWATSRT; this is translated from the coding sequence ATGAAAGTCGTCATCCTAGCAGGAGGGTATGGCACACGCATTGGAGAAGAGACGCATCTTCGTCCGAAGCCGCTCATTGAGATCGGTGATTGGCCCATCATTTGTCATATCATGTCCAGTTATTCCAAGTACGGCTTCCACGATTTCATCATTTGTCTCGGGTACAAAGGCTATATGATCAAGGAGTACTTCGCGCACTACTTCCTTCACCATTCTGATGTGACGTTTGATTTTCGCAATGACAATCAGGTCACTTTTCACAACCACAATGCTGCTCCATGGCGAGTCACATTGATTGACACGGGGAAAGACACAGGGACAGGTGGAAGGGTGAGACGGATACAGAAATATGTGGGAGAAGAAACATTCATGCTGACGTATGGAGATGGCTTATCCGACATTGATATTGAACAGCTGGTAAAATTTCATCGCGCGCATAAAAAGCTCGCAACGATCACCACTACTCAACCGCCAGGCCGATTCGGAGCATTGGATCTTGCCAATGGGAACACCGTAACAGGATTCCAAGAGAAGCCAAAGGGGGACGGCGGGTGGATCAATGCTGGTTTTTTTGTCATGGAGCCAGGAGTCTTTGACTATATTGCGGGTGACGAGACGGTATTGGAAAAAGAGCCGCTGGAGAGCTTGGCCAAGGCGAATCAACTGATGGCCTTCAAGCATACCGGTTTTTGGCATCCAATGGATACGCTTAGAGATAAAAACTACTTGGAAGAACTGTGGAAATCCGGAAAAGCAGCATGGGCAACCAGCCGAACATAA
- the rfbG gene encoding CDP-glucose 4,6-dehydratase, with product MVDPVFWRDKKVLITGHTGFKGAWLCLWLHHLGAKVTGYALSPPTNPSIFECAQISSLVDSIIDDVRSKESVQKAINQANPDIIIHMAAQPLVRLSYQYPAETYEINVMGTVNVLEAARVAVQNGMKIRAIINVTTDKVYENREWVWGYREQDVLGGYDPYSNSKACSEQVTASYRNAFFHPDQYHQHGVAIASARAGNVIGGGDWALDRLIPDCLSALMKGEKIIIRSPKAIRPWQHVLEPLKGYLMLAEKMWRNGKDYAQSWNFGPNDEDAKSVEWIVRQLCERWGAGASFEAERTDSQWHEAQYLKLDCSKARSEIDWKPNWSIEQTLDSIISWHKAYQQKQDVRKICLAQIRAYTDGPR from the coding sequence ATGGTTGATCCAGTGTTCTGGCGAGACAAAAAAGTGTTGATCACAGGGCATACGGGGTTCAAAGGGGCATGGCTATGCTTATGGCTGCATCACTTAGGGGCGAAGGTAACGGGGTATGCGCTGTCGCCGCCGACAAATCCGAGTATTTTTGAGTGTGCCCAGATCAGCTCATTGGTTGATTCGATTATTGATGATGTCAGATCGAAGGAAAGTGTTCAAAAAGCGATCAACCAAGCAAACCCGGATATTATCATTCACATGGCCGCTCAGCCGCTGGTGCGTTTATCGTATCAATATCCGGCGGAAACCTACGAAATCAATGTCATGGGTACGGTGAATGTACTCGAAGCGGCGAGAGTGGCTGTGCAAAACGGTATGAAAATCAGAGCGATTATCAATGTTACGACGGATAAGGTTTACGAAAATCGGGAGTGGGTGTGGGGATACCGTGAGCAGGATGTATTGGGCGGCTATGACCCGTACTCCAACAGCAAAGCATGTTCGGAGCAAGTGACTGCCTCCTATCGCAATGCTTTCTTTCACCCCGACCAGTATCACCAGCATGGCGTAGCCATTGCTTCAGCGCGAGCAGGCAATGTGATCGGCGGAGGTGATTGGGCTCTTGATCGTTTAATACCAGATTGCCTGAGTGCCTTGATGAAGGGTGAGAAAATCATCATTCGAAGTCCAAAAGCAATTCGACCGTGGCAGCACGTCCTTGAGCCATTGAAGGGTTATTTGATGCTCGCTGAAAAAATGTGGAGAAATGGCAAGGATTACGCGCAGAGCTGGAATTTTGGCCCGAATGATGAAGATGCAAAATCGGTAGAGTGGATCGTCCGGCAATTGTGTGAGCGATGGGGAGCTGGCGCCAGCTTTGAAGCAGAGCGAACAGATTCACAATGGCACGAAGCCCAATATTTAAAGCTGGACTGTTCCAAAGCCAGAAGCGAAATAGACTGGAAGCCCAACTGGTCAATCGAACAGACCTTGGACAGTATCATTTCTTGGCATAAGGCCTATCAGCAGAAGCAAGACGTGAGAAAAATCTGTTTGGCCCAAATCAGAGCGTATACAGATGGGCCCCGATGA
- a CDS encoding sugar phosphate nucleotidyltransferase: MKLILLSGGSGKRLWPLSNDVRSKQFLKLIGNEHAQPEAMVQRVWRQLTSRNWSEPVYISTGRSHVDLLQSQLGEGVPLIVEPEKRDTFPAIALAVTYLYSALTMDPDEVIAIMPVDPFVEDRFMDRIKELENVILSSDANLALIGVKPTYPSTKYGYIVPQLESESDQGKRPHAYQKVKSFKEKPSLEQAQDLVEKKALWNCGIFAFRLGYLIRELEQKGLPTEYNRMLEQYSQMPAISFDYEIVEKAEKVVVLPYDGYWKDLGTWNTLTEEMSGSAIGKVLLDESCANTHVINELDIPIVSIGLSDMIVAASPDGILVSSKEQSHMVKNLALDWTKRPMYEERRWGWYQVMHFQKNEDDVEVLTKRIHIYAGKNLSYQYHHHRSEVWIIVEGCGEFILDDQLSQVGPGDVLQIPVGAKHAIKATNELEFIEVQMGSQLVEEDIVRLGMTWSAILERIGKHGDHDG; the protein is encoded by the coding sequence GTGAAACTGATATTGCTATCGGGTGGTTCAGGGAAAAGGCTGTGGCCGCTCTCCAATGATGTCAGATCCAAACAGTTCTTGAAGTTGATAGGCAATGAACATGCCCAACCAGAGGCAATGGTTCAACGAGTGTGGAGGCAGCTGACCTCGCGCAATTGGTCGGAGCCTGTTTATATTTCAACAGGCCGCTCGCATGTTGATTTGCTTCAAAGCCAACTCGGTGAGGGCGTTCCCTTGATCGTGGAGCCGGAAAAAAGGGATACCTTCCCTGCCATTGCTTTAGCGGTTACCTATTTGTATTCTGCTTTGACAATGGACCCCGATGAGGTCATAGCCATCATGCCTGTTGATCCATTCGTTGAGGATCGCTTCATGGACAGGATCAAGGAGCTGGAGAACGTCATTCTCAGCTCAGACGCGAATCTCGCATTAATCGGAGTGAAACCGACGTATCCTTCTACGAAATACGGCTACATTGTCCCACAGCTCGAATCGGAATCGGATCAGGGGAAAAGGCCTCATGCCTATCAAAAAGTAAAAAGCTTCAAAGAAAAGCCGTCACTTGAGCAAGCGCAGGATTTAGTAGAAAAGAAGGCCCTGTGGAATTGTGGAATTTTTGCTTTTCGATTGGGTTATCTGATTCGTGAATTGGAGCAAAAAGGATTGCCTACTGAATACAACCGCATGCTTGAGCAATATAGCCAAATGCCTGCCATCAGCTTTGACTATGAGATTGTAGAAAAGGCAGAGAAAGTAGTCGTTCTCCCGTATGACGGATACTGGAAGGACTTAGGGACGTGGAATACGCTCACGGAAGAAATGAGCGGCAGTGCAATCGGTAAGGTCTTGCTTGATGAGAGCTGCGCGAATACGCATGTTATCAACGAATTGGACATACCTATCGTGTCCATCGGTCTATCGGACATGATCGTGGCGGCCAGTCCTGATGGGATCCTCGTTTCGTCCAAGGAGCAAAGTCATATGGTCAAAAATTTGGCTTTGGATTGGACAAAGCGCCCAATGTATGAAGAGCGGCGCTGGGGATGGTATCAGGTTATGCATTTTCAGAAGAATGAAGACGACGTGGAAGTATTAACGAAAAGAATCCATATATACGCCGGGAAAAATTTGAGCTATCAGTACCATCACCACCGCAGCGAAGTATGGATCATTGTAGAGGGCTGTGGCGAGTTCATCTTGGATGATCAGCTGAGCCAGGTCGGACCAGGTGACGTCTTGCAAATCCCGGTAGGAGCCAAACATGCAATCAAAGCTACGAATGAGCTGGAATTCATCGAGGTACAGATGGGAAGTCAGCTGGTGGAAGAAGATATCGTTCGACTCGGAATGACGTGGTCAGCGATTCTGGAGCGGATTGGGAAGCACGGTGATCACGATGGTTGA